One window from the genome of Streptomyces sp. WZ-12 encodes:
- a CDS encoding MarR family winged helix-turn-helix transcriptional regulator: MSNGTVHASDGAGVPEITAASSLDEVAAGLGTEMVRFTRLIAAWKQRVKHDAGAADRVLLARLVCGGDQRATDLAADAFLDLSTVSRQVRSLVERGLVARRPDPEDRRGSLLTATEAGRARFEDYRRQRDAELAGILEAWSPQDRADLIRLMSRLNHDLAERQHSRPCSGGDQGTAVEQGEIRR, from the coding sequence ATGAGCAACGGCACGGTCCATGCCTCCGACGGAGCGGGGGTCCCGGAGATCACCGCCGCGTCGAGTCTGGACGAGGTGGCCGCGGGACTGGGGACCGAGATGGTCCGCTTCACCCGCCTGATCGCGGCCTGGAAGCAACGGGTCAAGCACGACGCCGGCGCCGCCGACCGGGTGCTGCTGGCCAGGCTGGTGTGCGGCGGCGACCAACGGGCGACCGACCTCGCCGCCGATGCCTTCCTGGACCTGTCCACCGTCAGCAGGCAGGTGCGCTCGCTGGTCGAGCGCGGTCTGGTCGCCCGTCGACCGGACCCGGAGGACCGGCGCGGTTCGCTGCTGACCGCCACCGAGGCGGGCCGGGCCCGCTTCGAGGACTACCGGCGCCAACGGGACGCCGAGTTGGCCGGGATCCTCGAAGCCTGGTCGCCGCAGGACCGGGCCGACCTGATCCGGCTGATGAGCCGGCTCAACCACGACCTGGCAGAACGTCAACACTCACGACCGTGCTCAGGGGGAGACCAGGGCACCGCCGTGGAGCAGGGAGAGATACGTAGATGA
- a CDS encoding agmatine deiminase family protein, translating into MRPRMPAEWAEHELCLMAWPSRESLWGAAFGAARREYAEVARAVSAFEPVLMVAAPGQGARARAQCGPGIEIVELPLDDSWMRDAGPIFAFAEDGRRVGVDFRFNAWGGKRRPWDDDDRLAARLLDRLHIDRVHSEMVLEGGAITVDGEGTLITTEQCLLHPNRNPGMGRVDMEAELGRRLGIDKVIWLPYGGLEDTETDGHVDGVCAFVAPGKVVAFVPDDERHPDHARMRANRAVLAASTDARGRELEIVELPQTAYGTVDGEEVEVGYLNFYLANGGAVVPVGGGDRDEEALAVLAAALPGRQVVGVPAPTLAFGGGGVHCITQQLPGAPRPG; encoded by the coding sequence ATGCGTCCTCGGATGCCCGCCGAATGGGCCGAGCACGAGCTGTGCCTGATGGCCTGGCCGAGCCGGGAATCCCTGTGGGGAGCGGCGTTCGGGGCCGCTCGGCGGGAGTACGCCGAGGTGGCCCGTGCGGTCTCCGCGTTCGAGCCGGTGCTGATGGTGGCCGCGCCGGGGCAGGGGGCTCGGGCCCGTGCGCAGTGCGGCCCGGGCATCGAGATCGTCGAACTGCCCCTGGACGACTCCTGGATGCGGGACGCGGGCCCGATCTTCGCGTTCGCCGAGGACGGGCGCCGGGTCGGCGTGGACTTCCGCTTCAATGCCTGGGGCGGCAAGCGCCGTCCCTGGGATGACGACGACCGGCTGGCCGCGCGGCTGTTGGACCGGTTGCACATCGACCGGGTGCACTCCGAGATGGTGCTGGAGGGCGGGGCGATCACCGTCGACGGCGAGGGCACGCTGATCACCACCGAGCAGTGTCTGCTGCATCCCAACCGCAACCCAGGCATGGGGCGGGTCGACATGGAGGCCGAGCTCGGCCGGCGACTGGGCATCGACAAGGTGATCTGGCTGCCGTACGGCGGGTTGGAGGACACCGAGACCGACGGTCACGTGGACGGGGTCTGCGCCTTCGTGGCGCCCGGGAAGGTCGTCGCCTTCGTGCCCGATGACGAGCGGCACCCCGATCACGCCCGGATGCGGGCCAACCGTGCGGTCCTGGCGGCGTCCACCGACGCCCGGGGCCGGGAGTTGGAGATCGTCGAACTGCCGCAGACCGCGTACGGCACGGTCGACGGCGAGGAGGTCGAGGTCGGGTACCTCAACTTCTACCTCGCCAATGGTGGGGCGGTGGTGCCGGTCGGCGGCGGCGACCGGGACGAGGAGGCGCTCGCGGTGCTCGCCGCCGCGCTGCCCGGCCGCCAAGTGGTGGGGGTGCCGGCCCCGACGCTCGCCTTCGGCGGCGGCGGGGTCCACTGCATCACCCAGCAGCTTCCCGGGGCGCCCCGCCCCGGTTAG
- the hemC gene encoding hydroxymethylbilane synthase, translating to MSAPELIRIVSRDSPMALAQVERVRAELAALYPGITTEVVPVKTTGDRWMGALSQVEGKGAFTKEVDAALLAGAADLAVHCVKDIPGDRPLPAGTTFAAFLKRDDVRDALIHPGGRTLDELPAGTRIGTSSVRRIAQLAASYPHLECVPMRGNANRRMEKLAAGDADALLLAVSGLERIGRTDAITEILPVDLMCPPIGAGVLALQCREDDAETIDAVSGLGDPATYRETTAERMLLHVLQGHCNSPIAGFATTDRRGELSLRASVFTPDGKTVLNAHEWAGPLTPETLGTSVAVALLRQGARELIDSIAH from the coding sequence ATGTCCGCCCCAGAACTGATCCGCATCGTTTCCCGAGACTCGCCGATGGCCCTGGCTCAGGTGGAGCGCGTCCGCGCCGAACTGGCCGCGCTGTACCCCGGCATCACCACGGAGGTCGTCCCCGTCAAGACGACCGGAGACCGGTGGATGGGGGCGCTCTCCCAGGTGGAGGGCAAGGGGGCGTTCACCAAGGAGGTCGACGCCGCCCTCCTGGCCGGTGCGGCCGACCTCGCGGTGCACTGCGTCAAGGACATTCCCGGCGACCGTCCGCTGCCGGCCGGGACGACGTTCGCCGCCTTCCTCAAGCGGGACGACGTCCGCGACGCGCTGATCCACCCCGGCGGCCGTACCCTCGACGAGCTGCCCGCGGGCACCCGCATCGGCACGTCCTCGGTGCGCCGGATCGCCCAACTCGCCGCCTCGTACCCGCACTTGGAGTGCGTCCCGATGCGCGGCAACGCCAACCGCCGCATGGAGAAGCTGGCCGCCGGCGACGCCGACGCCCTGCTGCTGGCGGTCTCCGGCCTGGAGCGGATCGGCCGCACCGACGCGATCACCGAGATCCTGCCGGTGGACTTGATGTGCCCGCCGATCGGCGCGGGCGTGCTGGCCCTCCAGTGCCGCGAGGACGACGCGGAGACCATCGACGCGGTGAGCGGGCTCGGCGACCCGGCGACGTACCGGGAGACCACGGCGGAGCGGATGCTGCTGCACGTCCTCCAGGGGCACTGCAACAGCCCGATCGCCGGGTTCGCCACCACCGATCGGCGCGGTGAGCTCTCGCTGCGGGCCAGCGTCTTCACCCCGGACGGCAAGACCGTGCTGAACGCGCACGAGTGGGCCGGTCCGCTGACCCCTGAGACACTGGGGACGTCCGTTGCCGTGGCGCTGCTGCGCCAGGGCGCCCGCGAGTTGATCGACAGCATCGCGCACTGA
- the proP gene encoding glycine betaine/L-proline transporter ProP → MSAERGKPTGRRPLRKKSGGGSADTDRLLRILLRRRKRPLSVADVTVTDRPAVRRAVSAAALGNTMEWFDFGVYAYLAGTLGKVFFPASSPGAQVVASFATFAAAFLVRPLGGMVFGPLGDRIGRKQVLAATMIMMAISTFAVGFLPGYQAIGFAAPILLLICRLVQGFSTGGEYAGATTYIAEYAPDKRRGFLGSWLDFGTFVGYSLGSGLVTVLTAVLGEHGLVSWGWRLPFLVAGPLGLIGLYMRLRLEETPAFQREAEQAHREAEENRAAGGEDPVEVARQSGHGRLKEIFTRHWQAVLICMGLVLLYNVTNYMVTSYLPTFMTETLGEDPLTAQLLILGTMIVVVLTITTVGRTSDRWGRRPVFMAGSIALIALATPAILLIRAGGILLPALGCLILGLLLVCFAGTSAATLPALFPTRLRYGALSIAFNISVSLFGGTTPLFASGLVQLTGSQLVPAYYLMVAGVVGFVSTLFLHETAGKPLRGSGPMVETKEQARKLVAHSRTEAGRRARDIWIRLRHPWARR, encoded by the coding sequence ATGAGCGCCGAACGCGGAAAACCGACCGGCCGCCGTCCGCTCCGGAAGAAGTCCGGTGGCGGCAGTGCCGACACCGACCGCCTTTTGCGTATTCTGCTGCGTCGCCGCAAACGACCGCTGAGCGTCGCGGACGTAACGGTGACCGACCGGCCGGCGGTACGCCGGGCGGTTTCGGCGGCCGCGCTCGGCAATACGATGGAGTGGTTCGACTTCGGCGTCTACGCCTACTTGGCGGGCACCCTCGGAAAAGTGTTCTTCCCGGCCAGTTCGCCGGGCGCGCAGGTCGTCGCGTCGTTCGCGACCTTTGCCGCGGCATTCCTCGTAAGGCCGTTGGGTGGCATGGTGTTCGGGCCGCTCGGTGACCGCATCGGCCGCAAGCAGGTCTTGGCCGCCACCATGATCATGATGGCGATCAGCACCTTCGCCGTCGGATTCCTGCCCGGGTATCAGGCCATCGGCTTTGCCGCGCCGATTCTGCTGTTGATCTGCCGGTTGGTGCAGGGATTCTCGACCGGTGGTGAATACGCCGGAGCCACCACCTATATCGCCGAATACGCCCCCGACAAACGCCGCGGATTCCTCGGCAGTTGGCTCGACTTCGGCACGTTCGTCGGCTATTCGCTCGGCTCCGGCCTGGTCACCGTGCTCACCGCGGTGCTCGGTGAGCACGGACTGGTGTCCTGGGGCTGGCGACTGCCGTTCCTCGTCGCGGGACCGCTCGGACTGATCGGCCTCTACATGCGGCTGCGGCTGGAGGAGACCCCGGCCTTCCAGCGCGAGGCCGAACAGGCCCACCGGGAGGCCGAGGAGAACCGCGCCGCGGGCGGCGAGGACCCGGTCGAGGTCGCCCGCCAGTCCGGGCACGGCAGGCTGAAGGAGATCTTCACCCGGCACTGGCAGGCGGTGCTGATCTGCATGGGCCTGGTGCTGCTCTACAACGTCACCAACTACATGGTCACGTCCTACCTGCCGACCTTCATGACCGAGACCCTCGGCGAGGACCCGCTCACCGCCCAACTGCTGATCCTGGGCACCATGATCGTGGTGGTGCTCACCATCACCACCGTCGGCCGCACCTCCGACCGTTGGGGTCGCCGCCCCGTCTTCATGGCCGGGAGCATCGCCCTGATCGCGCTCGCCACCCCTGCGATCCTGCTCATCCGGGCCGGCGGCATCCTGCTGCCCGCCCTCGGCTGCCTGATCCTCGGCCTGCTCCTGGTCTGCTTCGCCGGCACCTCCGCCGCCACCCTCCCGGCGCTCTTCCCGACCCGGCTGCGCTACGGCGCGCTGTCCATCGCCTTCAACATCTCGGTGTCGCTGTTCGGCGGCACCACGCCGCTGTTCGCCTCCGGGCTGGTGCAGTTGACCGGGAGCCAGCTGGTTCCCGCGTACTACCTGATGGTCGCCGGTGTGGTCGGCTTCGTCTCGACGCTCTTCCTGCACGAGACGGCGGGCAAGCCGCTGCGGGGCTCCGGCCCGATGGTGGAGACCAAGGAGCAGGCCCGGAAGCTGGTCGCCCACAGTCGCACGGAGGCCGGGCGGCGGGCCCGCGACATCTGGATCCGGTTGCGGCATCCCTGGGCCAGACGCTGA
- a CDS encoding class F sortase, whose product MTAQQSPQPNPNPDPPEETAAPRTTGRGLIWAAGAFLLGSFLVYNSLDDSADATPQSRPAAASAHHRAAAPHSDLALSRSAPKRLTIPELGVDAPFTNLTLGPTGQLNPPPANDKNLVGWYQDGAAPGERGAAIVAGHVDTKTGPAVFLQLEILKPGATVEITREDGIVATFKIDSVETFSKANFPNDRVYADTPDAQLRLITCGGSYDHKAKDYRANVVAFAHLTSSKRA is encoded by the coding sequence ATGACCGCCCAGCAGTCGCCCCAGCCGAATCCGAACCCCGACCCACCAGAGGAGACCGCCGCCCCCCGTACCACGGGACGCGGCCTGATCTGGGCCGCGGGAGCGTTTCTGCTGGGTTCCTTCCTCGTCTACAACTCCCTGGACGACTCGGCGGACGCCACACCGCAGTCCCGTCCCGCGGCCGCCTCCGCCCATCACCGGGCCGCCGCGCCCCACTCCGACCTGGCACTGTCCCGCTCGGCCCCGAAGCGGCTGACGATCCCGGAGCTCGGCGTGGACGCGCCCTTCACCAACCTCACCCTCGGCCCCACCGGGCAGCTCAACCCGCCCCCGGCCAATGACAAGAACCTCGTCGGCTGGTACCAGGACGGTGCTGCCCCGGGGGAGCGCGGCGCCGCGATCGTCGCCGGGCACGTGGACACCAAGACCGGCCCGGCGGTGTTCCTGCAACTGGAGATCCTCAAGCCCGGGGCCACCGTCGAGATCACCCGGGAAGACGGGATCGTCGCCACGTTCAAGATCGACTCCGTGGAGACCTTCAGCAAGGCGAACTTCCCCAACGACCGGGTCTACGCCGACACTCCGGACGCCCAGCTCCGCCTGATCACCTGCGGCGGCTCCTACGACCACAAGGCCAAGGACTACAGGGCCAACGTGGTGGCCTTCGCCCACCTCACCTCGTCGAAGCGCGCCTAG
- a CDS encoding Mut7-C RNAse domain-containing protein, with translation MNGPEIDLSFAPELHLFVGAERSAGRAPLVTDGASTLGHVVESLGVPLTEVGRLVVDGVEAPVSHVPQQGERIEVHAVERPQRIPGAPLRFLLDVHLGTLARRLRLLGVDAAYTNEDPGDAALAALSAKERRVLLSRDRGLLQRRELWAGAYIYSDRPDDQLRDVLGRFAPTLDPWTRCTACNGRLSAADKDSVQQQLQHGTQRTYDVFAQCTSCGRVYWRGAHHARLEAIVQEALRAGTG, from the coding sequence GTGAACGGTCCCGAGATCGACCTCAGTTTCGCCCCTGAACTGCACCTCTTCGTCGGCGCGGAGCGCAGCGCCGGCCGCGCGCCCCTGGTGACCGACGGTGCCTCGACGCTGGGCCATGTCGTCGAGTCGCTGGGCGTCCCGCTCACCGAGGTCGGACGACTGGTCGTGGACGGCGTCGAGGCGCCCGTCTCCCATGTGCCGCAGCAGGGCGAACGCATCGAGGTCCACGCGGTCGAGCGGCCGCAACGCATCCCCGGCGCGCCACTGCGGTTCCTCCTCGACGTGCACCTCGGCACCCTGGCCCGCCGGCTGCGGCTGCTGGGCGTCGACGCGGCCTACACCAACGAGGACCCGGGCGACGCGGCGCTGGCCGCACTCTCCGCGAAGGAACGGCGGGTGCTGCTCTCCCGGGACCGCGGGTTGCTCCAGCGGCGCGAGCTCTGGGCCGGGGCCTACATCTACAGCGACCGCCCGGACGACCAACTCCGCGATGTGCTCGGCCGGTTCGCCCCAACGCTGGATCCCTGGACGCGCTGCACCGCCTGCAACGGCCGTCTGTCCGCCGCCGACAAGGACTCCGTCCAACAGCAACTCCAACACGGCACGCAGCGCACCTACGACGTCTTCGCGCAGTGCACCTCGTGCGGACGGGTCTACTGGCGCGGGGCCCATCACGCCCGCCTGGAGGCGATCGTCCAGGAGGCGCTGCGGGCCGGCACCGGCTGA
- a CDS encoding cytochrome P450 family protein → MLDLAAYGEDFVADPYPYYAKLRAQGPLHRVRTPHGQEAWLVVGHEAVRSALADPRLGKDWSSANLQRVVGDDAPLFTNMLDADPPHHTRLRKLVAKEFTSRRVEALRPRVQHITDELLDAMLAAPDRRADLIEALAFPLPMTVICELLGVPSMDRDAFRAWSQEIVSPTGQEAVQSAVLAMSEYLTALIERQRHEPVDGLLSALIQTSDEDGDRLSHAELIGTAFLLLVAGHETTVSLISNGVRALLEHPAQLAALRADGGLLDNAVEEMLRYDGPVETATWRFAAEPVEVGGTVIPTGSPVLVSLASASRDPERFDGADDFDITRDPRGHVAFGHGIHFCLGAPLARLEGRIALRSLLDRCPDLALDTTAATPTWRPGLLMRGMHHLPILWDA, encoded by the coding sequence TTGCTCGATCTGGCCGCCTACGGCGAGGACTTCGTCGCCGACCCGTATCCGTACTACGCCAAGCTGCGCGCCCAGGGACCCCTTCACCGGGTGCGCACGCCGCACGGCCAGGAAGCGTGGCTGGTCGTCGGCCATGAGGCGGTCCGCTCCGCGCTCGCCGATCCGCGCCTGGGCAAGGACTGGAGCAGCGCCAACCTGCAACGCGTGGTCGGCGACGACGCTCCCCTGTTCACCAACATGCTGGACGCGGACCCGCCGCATCACACCCGGCTGCGGAAGCTGGTGGCGAAGGAGTTCACGTCCCGCCGCGTCGAGGCGCTCCGCCCCCGTGTGCAGCACATCACCGACGAGCTCCTCGACGCGATGCTGGCTGCGCCGGACCGCCGCGCCGACCTCATCGAGGCGCTGGCCTTCCCGCTGCCGATGACCGTCATCTGCGAGCTGCTGGGCGTGCCCTCCATGGACCGCGACGCCTTCCGCGCCTGGTCACAGGAGATCGTCTCGCCGACCGGTCAGGAAGCGGTGCAGAGCGCCGTCCTGGCGATGTCCGAGTACCTCACCGCCCTGATTGAGCGCCAACGCCACGAGCCCGTGGACGGGTTGCTCAGCGCCCTGATCCAGACCAGCGACGAGGATGGTGACCGGCTCTCCCACGCAGAGCTGATCGGTACGGCGTTCCTGCTGCTCGTCGCCGGCCACGAGACGACGGTCAGTCTGATCTCCAACGGAGTCCGGGCCCTACTGGAGCACCCCGCCCAACTGGCCGCCCTACGGGCCGACGGTGGCTTGTTGGACAACGCCGTGGAGGAGATGCTGCGCTACGACGGCCCGGTGGAGACCGCCACTTGGCGTTTCGCGGCCGAGCCGGTGGAGGTCGGCGGCACCGTGATTCCCACCGGCTCCCCCGTTCTGGTCTCGCTCGCCTCGGCCTCCCGGGATCCCGAACGGTTCGACGGCGCCGACGACTTCGACATCACCCGCGACCCGCGCGGTCACGTCGCCTTCGGCCACGGCATCCACTTCTGCCTCGGCGCACCGTTGGCCCGTCTGGAGGGCCGGATCGCTCTGCGCTCCCTCCTGGACCGCTGCCCGGACCTCGCCCTGGACACCACCGCGGCCACCCCGACCTGGCGCCCCGGCCTCCTCATGCGCGGTATGCACCACCTCCCGATCCTCTGGGACGCATGA
- a CDS encoding aspartate/glutamate racemase family protein, giving the protein MKTIGLIGGMSWESSAEYYRLLNELTRQRLGGLHSAKCVLYSVDFAEIERLQVEGRWDEAGVVLAEAAKALEAAGAELLLICTNTMHKVADQVSSAVGVPVLHLADTTAEAVRGKGLRRVGLLGTAFTMEQDFYRGRLAGHGLEVLVPEAVGRETVHRVIYEELCLGIVKEESRDAFVAVIDDLIAAGAEGIVLGCTEIELLIRPQDSPVPVFPTTRLHVEAALTRALAGP; this is encoded by the coding sequence ATGAAGACCATCGGGCTGATCGGCGGCATGAGTTGGGAGTCCTCTGCCGAGTACTACCGCCTGCTGAACGAGCTGACGCGGCAGCGGTTGGGCGGGTTGCACTCGGCCAAGTGCGTGCTCTATTCAGTGGACTTCGCGGAGATCGAACGCCTCCAGGTCGAGGGGAGATGGGACGAGGCCGGCGTCGTCCTGGCCGAGGCCGCCAAGGCCCTGGAGGCGGCGGGGGCCGAGTTGCTGCTGATCTGCACCAACACCATGCACAAGGTCGCCGACCAGGTGTCGTCTGCCGTCGGCGTGCCCGTTCTGCACCTCGCCGACACCACCGCGGAGGCCGTGCGCGGCAAGGGACTTCGCCGCGTCGGGCTGCTGGGCACCGCGTTCACCATGGAGCAGGACTTCTACCGCGGCCGCCTGGCGGGCCACGGCCTTGAGGTGCTGGTCCCCGAGGCCGTCGGACGCGAGACCGTCCACCGCGTGATCTACGAGGAGTTGTGCCTGGGCATCGTCAAGGAGGAGTCCCGGGACGCCTTCGTCGCCGTCATCGACGACCTGATCGCCGCCGGGGCCGAGGGCATCGTCCTCGGTTGCACCGAGATCGAACTCCTCATCCGCCCGCAGGACAGTCCGGTACCCGTTTTCCCGACGACTCGCCTGCATGTCGAGGCAGCGCTGACCCGGGCGCTGGCCGGCCCATGA
- a CDS encoding DUF6296 family protein: MDYPERYELVFQAPAVEDDVVIVRRTDQAGAGGYPIYEDESGIVRAEISDRGEVRMLASGGHQAPRTPMLARALSL; the protein is encoded by the coding sequence ATGGATTACCCGGAACGCTATGAGCTGGTATTTCAGGCCCCCGCGGTCGAGGACGACGTCGTGATCGTCCGGCGTACGGACCAGGCGGGAGCGGGCGGGTATCCGATCTACGAGGATGAATCGGGGATCGTGCGCGCGGAGATCAGTGATCGGGGTGAGGTCCGCATGCTGGCGAGTGGAGGACACCAGGCGCCCCGGACGCCCATGCTGGCGCGGGCGCTGAGCCTGTAG